In Picosynechococcus sp. PCC 7002, the following are encoded in one genomic region:
- a CDS encoding aspartate aminotransferase — protein MSVDWITRADRLSALPPYVFARLDELKARAREQGIDLIDLGMGNPDGFAPQEAIDAAIAAFETAQFHGYPPFEGTASFRKAIATWYKRRYAVELNPDSEALPLLGSKEGLAHLALAYVNPGDTVLVPSPAYPAHFRGPLIAGAKIHEIILKPEQDWVIDLSSIPEEVAKKAKILYFNYPSNPTTATAPRSFFEEVVEWAHKYQVMLVHDLCYAELSFDGYKPTSLLEIPGGNEIGVEFHTLSKTYNMAGWRVGFVVGNADIIQGLRTLKTNLDYGIFSAIQKAAEAALGLPDSYIQGVQERYRERRDALIEALGEIGWNIKPSKATMYLWVPCPPSMNSTDFALYVLRTTGVVVTPGSAFGAGGEGYVRMSLIAPVDRLRYAISLWKKAGIRFDMSAPDNH, from the coding sequence ATGAGTGTAGATTGGATTACGAGAGCAGATCGTCTCAGTGCTTTACCGCCCTATGTGTTTGCCCGGTTAGATGAGCTGAAAGCGCGGGCACGGGAACAGGGTATTGATTTAATTGATTTGGGGATGGGTAATCCAGACGGGTTCGCCCCACAAGAAGCCATTGATGCGGCGATCGCCGCCTTTGAGACGGCCCAATTTCACGGGTATCCGCCCTTTGAGGGGACTGCGAGCTTTCGTAAGGCGATCGCCACTTGGTACAAACGCCGCTATGCCGTTGAACTCAATCCCGACAGTGAAGCTCTGCCCCTTCTGGGGTCGAAGGAAGGTCTTGCTCACTTGGCCCTCGCCTACGTGAATCCGGGAGATACGGTATTGGTGCCGAGTCCTGCCTATCCGGCTCATTTTCGCGGCCCATTAATTGCTGGCGCGAAGATCCACGAAATTATCCTCAAGCCGGAACAGGATTGGGTGATTGATCTCAGCAGCATCCCCGAAGAAGTGGCGAAAAAAGCCAAAATTCTCTACTTCAACTACCCCAGCAACCCCACCACTGCTACTGCGCCTCGGTCTTTCTTTGAGGAAGTGGTGGAGTGGGCGCACAAGTATCAGGTAATGCTCGTCCATGACCTGTGCTACGCCGAGCTTTCTTTTGACGGTTACAAGCCCACCAGTTTGCTCGAAATTCCTGGAGGGAACGAGATCGGCGTGGAGTTTCATACTCTCTCAAAAACCTACAACATGGCAGGTTGGCGCGTTGGTTTCGTCGTCGGCAATGCAGACATCATCCAAGGTCTACGCACCCTAAAAACCAACTTGGACTACGGCATTTTCTCGGCGATCCAAAAGGCCGCTGAAGCAGCATTGGGACTACCGGATAGTTATATCCAAGGGGTGCAGGAACGCTATCGGGAACGGCGTGATGCGCTGATCGAAGCCCTGGGGGAAATTGGCTGGAATATTAAACCTTCCAAAGCGACAATGTATCTCTGGGTGCCCTGTCCGCCGAGTATGAATTCTACAGATTTTGCCCTCTATGTGTTGCGGACGACGGGCGTGGTGGTTACTCCAGGCAGTGCTTTTGGGGCCGGTGGGGAAGGTTATGTGCGGATGAGTTTGATCGCCCCTGTTGATCGGCTCCGTTATGCCATTAGCCTTTGGAAAAAAGCGGGCATTCGCTTTGATATGTCTGCACCAGATAACCACTAG
- a CDS encoding glycosyltransferase family 2 protein — MSSPAPITEAPTTTQTLSIVVPIYNEVESLPHLLQAIASVMQAHNYAYEIICVDDGSKDGSTALLKKLATEREDLRAIILRRNYGQTPAMAAGFQHAQGEIIISLDADLQNDPADIPNLLQKMNEGYDLVSGWRKERQDNQWTRLLPSKIANALIRRVTGVNLHDYGCSLKAYRTEILADLNLYGELHRFIPALAFIEGATISEIPVRHHARQFGSSKYGLDRTFRVLLDLLTVWFMKKFLTRPMHVFGYLGIIFMLVGFILGGYLSVLKLFLGQAIGDRPLLLLVAILLLAGVQLFGFGLLGELLIRTYHESQGRPIYRVRSIVGQSKHFSAQ, encoded by the coding sequence ATGTCTAGTCCTGCCCCGATTACCGAAGCGCCTACCACGACTCAAACTCTGTCGATTGTGGTGCCCATCTACAACGAAGTGGAAAGTCTGCCGCACCTCCTCCAGGCGATCGCCTCGGTGATGCAAGCCCATAACTATGCCTACGAAATTATCTGTGTGGACGATGGCTCTAAGGATGGCTCTACGGCACTCTTAAAAAAATTAGCCACCGAGCGGGAAGACCTGCGGGCGATTATTTTGCGGCGCAACTACGGCCAAACTCCAGCAATGGCAGCGGGATTCCAACACGCCCAAGGGGAGATCATTATTTCCCTAGATGCAGATTTACAAAATGATCCGGCGGATATCCCCAACCTGCTCCAAAAAATGAACGAAGGTTATGATCTCGTCAGCGGTTGGCGCAAGGAACGACAGGATAACCAGTGGACGCGGCTTCTCCCTTCAAAAATTGCCAATGCCCTGATCCGTCGGGTAACGGGGGTCAATCTCCATGATTATGGCTGTTCCCTCAAGGCTTACCGGACGGAAATTTTGGCAGATCTGAATCTCTATGGGGAATTGCACCGCTTCATCCCCGCCCTAGCGTTTATTGAGGGAGCGACTATTTCTGAAATTCCCGTGCGGCACCATGCCCGCCAGTTTGGCAGCAGTAAATACGGCCTAGACCGGACGTTTCGGGTGCTGCTTGATCTGTTGACGGTGTGGTTTATGAAAAAATTCCTCACCCGCCCGATGCACGTTTTTGGCTACCTCGGCATTATTTTTATGCTCGTTGGTTTTATTTTGGGGGGCTATTTATCTGTCCTCAAGTTATTTCTCGGTCAAGCGATTGGCGATCGCCCTTTGTTGCTCCTGGTAGCGATCCTTTTATTAGCCGGGGTGCAACTCTTTGGTTTTGGCCTCTTGGGGGAACTGTTGATCCGCACCTACCACGAATCTCAAGGGCGGCCCATCTACCGGGTTCGTTCCATTGTTGGGCAGTCTAAACATTTTTCGGCCCAATAA
- a CDS encoding TRC40/GET3/ArsA family transport-energizing ATPase: MRVILMTGKGGVGKTSVAAATGLRCAELGYRTLVLSTDPAHSLADSFDVELGHDPIEVKPNLWGAELDALRELEGNWGAVKRYITEVLQARGLDGVQAEELAILPGMDEIFGLVRMKRHYDEGTYDVLIIDSAPTGTALRLLSLPEVGGWYMRRFYKPLQGMSVALRPLVEPIWKPLTGFSLPNKEVMDAPYEFYEQIEALEKVLTDNTVTSVRLVTNPERMVIKESLRAHAYLSLYNVSTDMVVANRIIPDSVNDPFFANWKDNQQTYKQEIHDNFHPLPVKEVPLYQEELCGLAALERLKETLYGEEDPTQVYYKEDTVRMIQGDGGYSLELYLPGIPKEQIQLNKTGDELNIRIGNHRRNLVLPQALAALKPSGAKIEEDFLKIKFAA; the protein is encoded by the coding sequence ATGCGCGTAATTTTAATGACGGGAAAAGGAGGCGTCGGCAAAACCTCTGTCGCAGCAGCTACAGGACTCCGCTGTGCCGAGTTAGGCTATCGTACCCTAGTGCTCAGTACCGATCCCGCCCACTCCCTCGCCGATAGTTTTGATGTGGAGCTTGGCCACGACCCCATCGAAGTGAAACCGAACCTCTGGGGCGCAGAACTCGATGCCCTGCGGGAGCTGGAAGGCAACTGGGGCGCAGTGAAACGCTACATTACCGAAGTTTTGCAAGCGCGTGGCCTGGACGGTGTCCAAGCCGAAGAACTGGCAATTCTCCCTGGCATGGATGAAATTTTTGGGTTGGTGCGGATGAAGCGCCACTACGACGAAGGCACCTACGATGTCCTGATTATCGACTCGGCCCCCACGGGTACTGCTTTGCGTTTATTGAGTCTGCCGGAAGTGGGCGGCTGGTATATGCGCCGTTTCTATAAGCCCCTCCAGGGGATGTCCGTGGCTTTGCGGCCCCTCGTTGAACCCATTTGGAAGCCCCTCACGGGTTTTTCTCTCCCGAATAAAGAGGTGATGGATGCGCCCTATGAATTTTATGAGCAGATCGAAGCCCTCGAAAAAGTGCTGACCGATAACACCGTTACTTCCGTGCGCCTTGTGACGAATCCAGAACGAATGGTAATCAAAGAATCCCTGCGCGCCCATGCTTACCTGAGTTTGTACAACGTTTCGACGGATATGGTGGTGGCCAACCGGATTATCCCCGACAGTGTGAATGACCCGTTCTTCGCCAACTGGAAAGACAATCAACAGACCTATAAGCAAGAAATTCACGACAATTTCCACCCCCTCCCCGTGAAGGAAGTGCCCCTCTACCAGGAGGAATTATGCGGTTTGGCGGCCCTCGAACGACTCAAGGAAACCCTTTATGGTGAGGAAGATCCGACCCAGGTCTATTACAAAGAAGATACGGTGCGGATGATCCAAGGGGATGGCGGTTACAGCCTCGAACTTTATCTTCCTGGTATTCCCAAGGAGCAAATCCAGCTCAATAAAACGGGCGATGAACTGAATATTCGTATCGGTAACCACCGTCGGAACCTTGTGCTTCCCCAAGCCCTCGCAGCGTTAAAACCCTCTGGGGCGAAGATAGAGGAAGATTTCCTGAAGATTAAGTTTGCGGCCTAG